In Calditrichota bacterium, one DNA window encodes the following:
- a CDS encoding SpoIIE family protein phosphatase codes for MEKSAIEKRIAELEAQNQRLQSSIRELSILNDVALAIRSTLSLNEIIDLIVQKCVKHFQVEQAAVWLLKREAQTPAFQTMVRRADRSRFEKPYRLDAQLTGWMLKYRQPLLINDFSGDPRFNHTKAADFPVHSVLSVPLMVKGELIGLISLFNKKDGTGFSTGDQRLLSILATESAQVIENSRLHEEAQELQRLQEELRTAARIQENLLPKQAPEISGYDLAAVNLPARTVSGDYFDFIPLGDSRLAFCLGDVSGKGMPAALLMANLQATLRSQLLMGLSPADCLRNTNFLLWKNTTSEKFATLFLGILDFEKHRLTYSNAGHDAPFWVRGAQIKRLQAGGIVAGFMESANYEQDAVGFAPEDVLVLYSDGVTETKNGRGEEFGEERLQETIVSLQTGTAAEILEGILANVRSFREVQEQSDDVTLVVVKRERC; via the coding sequence ATGGAAAAATCAGCCATTGAAAAACGCATTGCGGAATTGGAGGCGCAAAATCAGCGCCTGCAAAGCAGCATTCGTGAGCTTTCCATTTTAAACGACGTGGCGCTGGCCATTCGTTCGACGTTGTCCCTGAATGAAATTATTGATTTAATCGTTCAAAAATGCGTAAAGCATTTTCAGGTGGAACAGGCAGCCGTGTGGCTCTTGAAACGGGAAGCGCAGACTCCGGCTTTCCAGACCATGGTTCGCAGAGCCGATCGCAGCCGTTTCGAAAAACCCTACCGCCTCGATGCTCAGCTCACCGGCTGGATGCTGAAATACCGCCAGCCGCTGTTGATTAACGATTTTTCAGGCGACCCGCGATTTAATCACACCAAAGCGGCAGACTTCCCGGTGCACTCCGTACTCAGTGTTCCGTTGATGGTAAAGGGGGAATTAATCGGTCTCATTTCTTTGTTCAATAAAAAGGACGGAACCGGCTTTTCCACCGGTGACCAGCGTCTTCTGTCCATTCTGGCCACAGAATCGGCCCAGGTAATTGAGAACAGCCGCCTGCACGAGGAAGCGCAAGAATTGCAGCGCTTGCAGGAAGAACTGCGTACGGCCGCCCGCATTCAGGAAAATCTGCTGCCCAAACAGGCACCGGAGATTTCCGGTTACGATCTGGCAGCCGTCAACCTGCCTGCGCGCACAGTGAGCGGCGATTACTTCGACTTTATTCCGCTGGGTGATTCCCGGCTGGCGTTCTGTTTAGGGGATGTTTCGGGCAAGGGCATGCCGGCCGCTCTGCTGATGGCCAATCTTCAGGCCACGCTGCGGAGTCAGTTGCTAATGGGGCTCTCCCCGGCAGACTGCCTGCGGAATACCAATTTTCTCCTCTGGAAGAACACCACGAGCGAAAAGTTTGCCACCCTGTTTTTGGGGATTCTGGATTTTGAAAAACACCGCCTGACCTACTCTAACGCCGGACATGATGCCCCTTTTTGGGTCAGGGGAGCCCAAATCAAGCGATTGCAGGCGGGAGGAATTGTGGCGGGGTTTATGGAATCGGCTAACTACGAGCAGGACGCCGTTGGATTTGCGCCCGAAGACGTTCTGGTGTTGTATTCAGACGGTGTGACCGAAACGAAGAATGGCCGGGGTGAGGAATTTGGCGAAGAGCGTTTGCAAGAGACGATTGTTTCACTCCAAACCGGAACGGCGGCGGAGATTTTGGAAGGCATCCTCGCGAACGTCCGTTCCTTTCGGGAGGTTCAGGAGCAGTCTGACGATGTGACCCTGGTGGTGGTCAAGCGGGAAAGGTGTTGA